TTTGTTTTCGGTGTGCAGAACACGTGCATTtacaacaatttcaataaatttatcattttattaaataaaaatacaaaataatggcacgtaaaaacataaaaaagaagcCTAAAGTAGTTCCTGTGGAAATACCCAAAGATGAAAATCCACCACTTCCATCAAAAAGATTATCTGATGATCCAATTCCCAAAAAGGTGCAGAAGACAACCAAAAAGTGTTTAGTATTTTTCCATATAAAACCATTTAACTCTAAAATTCTAGGAAAAATGGACAAACAAACAACGTGTTTTAGTTTTTGCTGCTCGCGGTATCAATCACAGAGATCGTCACTTAATGGGCGACATCAAAACTCTTATGCCTCATCATCGACCTGAATCCAAAATGGAACGTGCCAAAACTCTATCACTGGTCAATGAAATGTGTGAAATGAAGCATTGCAATCGAGCAATTCTCTTCGAAGGCCGAAGGAAGCGTGACTTGTACATGTGGTTGTCGAATGTCCCAAAAGGTCCTTCGGCTAAATTCCTCGTCGAAAACATTCACACAATGGGTGAATTGAAAATGACTGGCAATTGTCTGCGTGGTTCTCGGCCATTGTTGTCATTCGATCAGAAATTTGATACAATTCCACATTTGTCTTTGCTCAAAGAATTATTAATTCAAACCTTTGGTGTCCCAAATCATCATCCAAAGAGTCAGCCTTTCGTCGATCATGTTTTCACATTCACATTCCTCGATAATCGAATTTGGTTTAGAAATTTCCAAATTCTTTCCGAAGATGGTGGATTGGCTGAGGTGGGGCCACGTTTTGTAATGAATCCGGTGAAAATATTTGAAGGTTCATTCACGGGCAATGCCATTTGGGAGAATCCGGATTATGTTAGTCCGTCGAAGCAGAGACAATCGTTGAAGAAGGCTTCCAGCGATAAGTATGTGAATAGAGTTGAACAAAAAGTACGTCACGAAGCGACAAGGCCAATGAATGCTTATGAAGATGTTGAATATGATGATATATTTGCCACAAATAATGCTATTGAGACTGCTAAAGTATTGGCAGGtaagaataaatatttcttttttaactttatttagaaaatttttataagtaAGTCTGGGTTAGGGCCAAACTGCTCTTCCACTTATTATAGTTTGTGGTCTTTaaaatcgaaataatttttcttactttcTTTGGTCTGGTTAGTGTATTTTTCTCTGTTTGTTTAAGATTAGTATAGACGATTGAAAGATCTTTCAGATCTGTCCGATCTTCCATTCCCTTGATGTGGCTGAGTCAATATAGTTCACTTAGTTGATATTAAtgagaaaatttttcttttgaaagagtTCACTTAATAAAACACCATTTCTGCTTATCTTTCAGCACTCGGAAGTCGGAACCATAAAGTTGCTTCATGGCATAGTATGTGTTTTGTTCTTAGTCTTTCGGGTGAGCAGTTGAAACTACCTATTAGTTTTGTAAAACTGAAGGTTTACTACGGAAATTCTGCGTTGAATTGCTGCTAGGGTATCTTTCGTGTAGTTAATACTTATTTTGAGATAGGTGAACTCCTGCGCGTTCGTATAAATTGCTCCTAAGAATTGTTTCGTTTTGTCCTAggtatcgaatttttttttgtttttttctttatcatttACTTGAAGACCAAAACATTTCGCATgacctttaaaaacttttaaactaaTACATTTAAATGAGAGTGACCCATGCTTTTGATGTCGTTCGCTTACCCAAGTAATTCAATTGGTTTATTGAATGGTTAATACCTGTAGTAAACACTATCTGTTCCATAACAAAGTTAAGGAAATCACATGATATCCCGTTTTGAATTATTTGGACCCTATTTTTCTCAACTGCATATTTcattacgtgttttgtaatttcaCGCAATGCAGAAGCATTAGATTTTCCTCGATCCCAAGTTAAGCCATCGTATGCGCTTTGATCATTGATTCTTTGCTAATGAATGACTTAATACAACTTATTTCCACCATAATTACATTAATAAGATAAATGATATACAAAGAACAAGTTCTAAAATAACCAGTTCAAAGAGCAATATCATACGACGCAAGTTACAACACAGTCACGAAAAAGATGTAGGCCTTAACACTTCtagaaaaaacaaatgcaacgacacctacataaaaaactttaaaaccgGGTAGCCATTCTAACAGTTCCTGCGAGGCTCATATGTGGAGGCTCAGAGTGAAGTCGTATGCATGTACTCTTCCAACCCATCACATCTGGACTTGAAGAATTTAAGTCACAGCTTCGttcgtttttatgtttttttctttttatggaTGTTAACCGATTCGACCTTTTTTGTTTCCAAGCTACATACATTTCTGGAGCAAAAACTCCCATTCACCTACCTTTTCCTCCGTGCTCCTTATTCATAACATTTTACACAGTAATTTTCGATCTCtgcatttaaattgaaatttttttttgattggtgTGTGCcaccaatttatatttttctatctTTAACTCTAAGTTCTCACAAAACAGGTGATTGAGTGAacgaatataataaaatttagaaatattttatatatccCTGAAAAAGCGACTGTAAATGAACCATAATAATGAACCATTCATGTTTGCAACAAACGAAATCGATGGTTGTTCGTTTAATATTCTCCTGTAAGAGTtctaattttgttattaatGTTCAGCTGAATGAccaaacattaaattaattcttattttaatttaatacttttgtttgaattatttgtttttttttttctcttttcagcAAAACAAAAGGAAAAGTCTAAAATAGTTAAACCCATAAAGGCGAAATTAGATaagaaaatcaaagaaaaacaattgaaacttgcaaaaaaagtgattgaaaagaaaaaaggcaAAGCAAAATCTTCaaagaaaaatggaaaagaaaTTGATGCGTAAATAAcaagattttatattttatatttaaataaaaacactttggTAATGttaccaataaaatatatttgttttaatgattTCTTGGTACCTATCAaagttaaatgattttttacacttAACACCTACATTAATGCTTTTTTACGGAACttaaaatagcttaaaaaaaaaaaaaacacagtgcCGCCTTATTACGAATTCCATTAGTATCGGAAATTTTGACAAGAGTCCCGGAAAAAAAGAGTTATATACACAATCCGTTCGTGATGTAAAGTTTCATACAAATTGTCATTACGAACTGAtttttagattgttttttttttttcgggattggTTGACAAAATTCCGATACAAATGGAACTCGTGATAAAGTTGATTAATTAGTTTTCTTCCTGTTTTGAAAAGAaggaatttatttgaattttttttcaagtacaaCTGGAGAACGGGTCGTTGTTCTGTACtccgaaattcaaaaaatgaaaaaaatccgtattctttttttttaattaggggaaaaaaacaaaatcttttcgTTATGTCCCGCTTTGGATTGGGCTTAAGATAAATTCGAGGGAAATTTTAGTCTGACTTTGGAATGAAGATTTGGTTTAATCGACTGAAGATGTAAGTATAATGTATAGTATTAAGTAATGTTTAGTTCCCAAcggtattttgatttttgttttggaatttctttggaaaaaaatagATACTTTGAAGTTGTACTACATAATGGGtatcacagaaaaaaatacttacGATACGcctaaaataaaagttttgtttaCAGAAGACCCTGAGTACcatatcaaatattaattttatttaattattcttTTCTTTGTTTATCTTTACAATAATGTAATATTAGTTGCTATTATTTTACTAAGCTTATGACTGGATTTGGACACACTTcgataaaattagtttttccgttaccattttgaagaaattcaaCTAATTTGCTCTGTTCCCAACGACCGCCAATACTGTTCACTTGTTTATCTTTGCATACACAAACAATTATTGTGTCTATTATTTTCTGTGGAAtacaataattaataaaattagtatTATTAGGAACTATATTGATTTAATCGTGAACTAAATAAATGTGAAACTCTTAGGTCTATTTTATAAATAGTGCatgttttatttacataaaGTTCATAATTCAACTAAATAGTTAAAAGgtctacaattttcaaaagtaCCTACCTCAAATAATGCGAACACAACATGCGCAATCAAATATGCAATTATTGTGTTAAACAGAATAGGAGCCatgtaaaaatatatatctttGTAACCCCTGAGAAGCAAAATTCCAATAATACATGTCACATTTGCAACAGCTAGTTTTGCcaaaaagaaaatgcattttgcaatgttatgaTTTTTCATTAACGATGCATCAATAAATATTATCtgtaagttgaaaaaaaaaaaaataatgatgaccTGTTTAGGTACTTGTAAAGTAAAATTGGGATGGGTATTGGAGAAGGTACTTAGCCTTATCACGAAATTTTAGATCTGTCACGAATCCCGTAAAGCtataaattttcaataacaAACGGATTCTCTGATACGCATTTAATTcctgatatatttttttttaaatactaacaTTTTGATCAGTACAACAGAAATCAACTGTTTCCATTGCAACGAATGCATATGCGGTGTGGTTCCATTTGTTTATGTAACTTtcgaataaattcaatttttgtacaagattttcgaataatttgaaattaatgaatttattcaatctaaaacaaaagaaattactGTTTTCAAATTActgttgataaatactgaaattttgtattttaaaatctaattgCGAGGAAAacgtcatttttttaatggaatttttttaattattatatttcaaataataacggTTGGCAtcattctttttgttttcaaatttttttgcaaattagatAATAAGagatcgaaatttattttttatcaactatcaattgatagttgacaatcgtaataggggtgatGGTCTTAATACTTATAATGCATTTAAACTTAATAGCAAAACTTGAGGAACTATTGATAGTGTAGTAATAATGCTTCCTTTTGAAACTGATCCCACATAATATCGAAAAAATAGTTTGAGTATACATATGTTTCAAGCTTACTTTTCCTTTGAAGTACCAAAATGCAACAGCAGCATCAAGACAATATTCTTCGAATGCGAAAATAAActtaataaaccaaaataaactAGTGATATATGtccaaaatagacttcgaattGTTTCAGCTTCAATATACTCGACCATTTTGTATACTATAGATATGAATGTACAAAacatagaagaagaaaaatattaatgattaaatttatttgaatcgATACACATTTAAAGCgatatcattattttaaaacgAGTAAATATTGTACATAACATTTATTGAGAGGAGACACGTTCTAATACCATCACTTCAATCATAATGGGTATCTGAagcatttatatattatataacaAAATCAGAAATAAGTACTCGGACCAACAAAACTGTTCACCTCATACAAAAAATACTGTTACATTAGATCCAAAATTGGGCTTTAGCTCTTATCGATTCCTTACCGATCGAACGCGAACTGAGAGTAGATGTACATGTACTTACATATATCTGATGTAACATATcactataataaataatattacttTGTCGCACCACCCTACATTATATTTCTTTATTTGGGTCCCAAAAAACACTAAGAAAACCCCGTGTATTCAAGCAACGTTCGCAGCTAAACAAGATaaagcaacaaaacaaaataaagctaaatataaaaacaaaaacaaaaaaaatccataatttctgttgatcttaaaaaaaaatttcttatgagAACttgaattattcttttttataagttatgtttttgttgagatttcattaattttttcaagGCATTGCTGcagaatttcaaattcaaaccaCTTTTCTGTCATTAAGTTGGCAATATGGGTGGATACCAAGACCAACCCGTTTTCGTCTTAAATGGCCTGAGCTggatgtatgaaaaaaaaaaaaaaattggactgTTAATAAACTTATTGCAAAATGGTgtacgaaataaaaaatgttttgataaattatttgtttCCAACTATTAATTAATGATCTAATAAAAGAATTGACAACGACAGATCAATTAAGGATAGGTGAAGTTAAATACTAGTTGAGAGTATgggtttttagaaatttaacaagaactgcatttaatcgaaacccATACGAACTTAAAATGAACAATTTActaaattcttaaattaaaaccCTAAAGTTTatattgttttatataaaacggttaaaaaaaactaaaaatgccttGTTATGTACTTCGTTCGgagttttttttcgtaattttaaaacataattaAGTAGTATTAAGTGGCAAAATGGTTAGAGCGTCGGGCTATGACGCCAGAGGTCTGGGTTCGTATCTCAACCTCTACCTCCTAAAATCATTTTTCTCAAGGCTGCTGCCCCTTGTCCAATTGTGGTTCAAAGATGTCTAAATGTGGTCTAAAAAACGGCTTTTTAGAGAGAATATTCTCGATGTACTATTACAACTTgagaacaaaaattgttaatgCTTTTTGCAAGCAGGgatgtaaatttttgtattcaggCGCAATATTCCATAATATCCTTCTTTAAATAGGTCTTAAAGTTGCAAATCAAACCCCAAAACCCCCCGCGTTCTCCTTTGATTTGGTTTAAAGATACCATCCGAGagtttattaaaataatgtacTTTATTGAATTGGTTAAGGAGTATAAAAGGAAGAGTCAAAAAAACACAACGTGCAAAAATGAtggtgaataaatagaaaaactGACCTCTATATTTGTTATCATAAAATCTGCTAAGTGCTGTGTCTTTTTCCAGACGTCTATTCAATGGCTGTATTTCTGGAGTTGTGATCATGCAAATCACTACGTAAATCCAAAACCAAAGATATCCAATTAGTACAATCGAAGTGGCAAAAATAACTGTCAAgagatttggaatttttttcaagcaATTCTTTGCTTCATTGAACAAAACATTCGCTTCATTCGAAAATATTGCGATAGATGAACAAACAGCAACAACCAAAATCTatgtattaaatttatatttaaatcatACAATAAGATTGTTTTTAACTTACTGTACCGTTAGTATCAAACTTATAATCACCAAATCATAAAGAACACTGTTATTAATATGATgttctttcaaaaatttgatgtAGGTTGTGTCATCCTCTTCATTTGAACCGGGCAGGTTTTCAGATGCATGCCTTAACATAACATACAGACTTCCTTGCGATAATGTAACGAGTACAAAAATTATCCATGCTGCAAATTCAACTTCCAAAAATAATACTATCGACAATATTATCGATATCACTGTTAGAATATTTGGAGTTATATTTAGAAAGCAAACACTCAAAACACAAAACTTACGTAAAGCAAATCCACTAAGAGCCACGGTGTAACGCCATATGTTAagtaatgtcgttttccaaaattgaaggagtgacactcctagctatataatcactccaaaaggagtgatttcaaattccaaaattgaaaaaggagtgaatttttggagtgaatccttcactcccaaaattttgaaggagtgacggagtgattaccaatacttctacatttggcttcatggactgcttgtcaaattgttgggtggctgttttaattttttttttgtgaaggaaattatatttatttacaaaaaaaactcaataaagtattgtaaaaaatcaccaaaagtgaatttaaaaaattgtgttattattttattcattatttcgtattacaaacacatgcaaagcaaacgtcaaatcactccacttgtcaaattcttcgtgaacaatttccaaaattgcacgaaaaaagagtgattcactcccataattttggaaaacgacataaatgtTAACAAAAATCAGGACAACATTATCAAACATGCTATTAAGTAGTCCATAGGTTTCTACTACGCTATTGATGACATCTAATGGAACACATCGATGTTTTATAGATACATATactataaataaagtttaaaaaaatgaaatattgaaTGTATTGGCATTTTTAAGCATTTATTTGTGAAGTTATTATAAACCTTGGATAAATATTTCTTAATGAACACGGTCCAATACTTGATTTGTA
This DNA window, taken from Episyrphus balteatus chromosome 2, idEpiBalt1.1, whole genome shotgun sequence, encodes the following:
- the LOC129911601 gene encoding choline transporter-like 1 — its product is MLRHASENLPGSNEEDDTTYIKFLKEHHINNSVLYDLVIISLILTILVVAVCSSIAIFSNEANVLFNEAKNCLKKIPNLLTVIFATSIVLIGYLWFWIYVVICMITTPEIQPLNRRLEKDTALSRFYDNKYRAQAI
- the LOC129911775 gene encoding ribosome biogenesis protein BRX1 homolog — translated: MARKNIKKKPKVVPVEIPKDENPPLPSKRLSDDPIPKKEKWTNKQRVLVFAARGINHRDRHLMGDIKTLMPHHRPESKMERAKTLSLVNEMCEMKHCNRAILFEGRRKRDLYMWLSNVPKGPSAKFLVENIHTMGELKMTGNCLRGSRPLLSFDQKFDTIPHLSLLKELLIQTFGVPNHHPKSQPFVDHVFTFTFLDNRIWFRNFQILSEDGGLAEVGPRFVMNPVKIFEGSFTGNAIWENPDYVSPSKQRQSLKKASSDKYVNRVEQKVRHEATRPMNAYEDVEYDDIFATNNAIETAKVLAAKQKEKSKIVKPIKAKLDKKIKEKQLKLAKKVIEKKKGKAKSSKKNGKEIDA